One window from the genome of Musa acuminata AAA Group cultivar baxijiao chromosome BXJ1-4, Cavendish_Baxijiao_AAA, whole genome shotgun sequence encodes:
- the LOC103999224 gene encoding uncharacterized protein LOC103999224 isoform X1 yields the protein MTHPWVDDSKFSSSTSQTNSHTVFSRSTFDSSLKCSHRNVSRLLAWREISPRAKHCRKRLWGEGLGCTGDCVGLRCDTDVRHALMSWVEAESLCYLSARYCPLVPPPRSTIAAAFSSDGKILASTHGDHTVKIVDCQTGKCIKVLSGHRRTPWVVRFHPLYSDILASGSLDHEVRLWDAQTSNCIGSRDFYRPIASIAFHAQGEILAVASGHKLYMWNYNKRGESSSPTIVLKTRRSLRAVHFHPQAAPFLLTAEVNDLDSPDSPLTLATSSGYLHYPPPAVLFANSNNNNVRAGGLGSMLQRVESFSLLTSQQSPEIGNQNDNKTTPMDITSASNAIKEDEVADPLQSGIETTFDPIMEGTETTEVQPMLGVQTRVSSIPERMDVSTNMPATSQSNVAVLNPIRQSRSGLDDAPAIPSSSFRGADIQMILRNTDSGHLHQLIPFSDPAWWELPFIQGWLIGQTHAGLHTTVPVNSAFQGNSMVIRGTGSGFLSSELLHAHNVEALVASSPMATSVGQSRVAGRSGPRQRSRSRLMASTSNGEGSLTNSQNDESAPHSRPNSIESGIPTSLAAAAAAELPCTVKLRIWPHDMQDPCASLDPEKCRLTIPNAVLCSEMGTHFSPCGRFLVACVACLLPHMEGDPGFQPQMQHDSAGAATSPTRHPIPAHQVMYELRIYSLEEATFGMVLSSRAIRAAHCLTSIQFSPTSEHILLAYGRRHNSLLRSIVIDGDNALPIYTILEVYRVSDMELVRVLPSAEDEVNVACFHPLVGGGLVYGTKEGKLRILQYDGPHFSNCRNHNFFLEENINEIQEYALEC from the exons ATGACTCATCCTTGGGTAGATGATTCAAAGTTCTCATCTTCCACGTCACAAACTAATTCACACACTGTTTTTTCACGGTCTACATTTGATTCCAGCTTGAAATGCAG TCATAGAAATGTTTCCCGGTTGTTAGCATGGAGGGAGATATCTCCTCGAGCAAAGCACTGTAGGAAGCGGCTGTGGGGAGAAGGTTTAGGGTGCACTGGTGATTGTGTTGGTCTAAGATGTGACACAGATGTCAGACATGCTTTGATGTCCTG GGTTGAAGCAGAGTCATTATGTTATTTGTCAGCAAGATATTGTCCTCTTGTGCCCCCTCCAAGGTCCACAATTGCAGCAGCATTTAGTTCAGATGGAAAAATACTTGCTTCCACCCA CGGTGACCACACTGTCAAGATTGTTGACTGCCAAACTGGAAAATGTATAAAGGTGCTGAGCGgacatcgtcgaacaccttgggtG GTTAGGTTCCATCCATTATATTCGGATATACTTGCGAGTGGCAGCTTGGACCATGAAGTTCGTCTGTGGGATGCCCAAACTTCAAACTGCATTGGGTCGCGTGATTTCT ATCGCCCAATTgcttctattgcttttcatgcCCAGGGAGAGATTCTTGCCGTGGCTTCAGGTCACAAG CTGTACATGTGGAACTACAACAAGAGAGGAGAGTCTTCTTCACCAACAATTGTGCTAAAGACCCGACGTTCGTTGAGGGCTGTACATTTTCATCCACAGGCAGCACCATTCTTGTTAACAGCTGAG GTTAATGATCTTGATTCTCCTGATTCACCCTTGACACTTGCAACATCATCTGGTTATTTGCACTACCCCCCTCCAGCTGTCCTTTTTGCGAACAGTAATAATAAT AATGTCAGGGCTGGTGGCTTGGGAAGTATGCTGCAAAGAGTAGAATCTTTCTCATTGCTAACCAGTCAACAGAGTCCAGAAATCGGGAACCAGAATGACAACAAAACAACTCCTATGGATATAACTTCTGCTTCAAATGCTATAAAAGAAGATGAAGTTGCTGATCCTTTGCAGTCTGGAATTGAAACAACATTTGACCCTATCATGGAAGGAACAGAAACCACTGAGGTGCAGCCTATGTTAGGGGTCCAAACAAGAGTCTCCAGTATTCCTGAGAGGATGGATGTTTCCACTAATATGCCGGCTACTTCTCAGTCTAATGTGGCTGTCCTCAACCCTATTAGGCAGTCCAGGTCAGGTTTAGATGATGCACCTGCTATACCCTCGAGCTCCTTTCGTGGGGCTGACATACAGATGATTTTAAGAAACACAGATAGTGGACACCTTCATCAGTTGATTCCTTTCAGCGATCCTGCATGGTGGGAGCTGCCTTTTATTCAAGGTTGGTTAATTGGACAAACTCATGCTGGCTTGCATACAACAGTGCCAGTCAACAGTGCCTTTCAAGGGAACTCGATGGTTATTCGGGGAACAGGATCTGGCTTCCTGTCATCTGAATTACTCCATGCTCATAATGTGGaagctttggttgcttcttcaccCATGGCAACCTCTGTTGGCCAGTCTAGAGTCGCTGGAAGATCTGGTCCTCGTCAACGATCACGCTCCCGTCTGATGGCTTCTACGAGTAATGGAGAAGGTTCATTAACTAACTCCCAGAATGATGAATCTGCACCTCACTCTCGTCCTAACAGTATCGAATCTGGGATTCCTACATCATtggctgcagctgcagctgctgaATTACCTTGCACTGTGAAGCTAAGAATATGGCCACATGATATGCAAGATCCATGTGCCAGCTTAGATCCAGAAAAATGCCGTTTAACCATACCAAATGCTGTCCTTTGCAG TGAAATGGGCACCCACTTTTCTCCTTGTGGACGATTTTTGGTAGCTTGTGTTGCATGTTTGCTGCCTCACATGGAAGGCGACCCAGGGTTCCAGCCGCAGATGCAACATGATTCTGCAGGTGCTGCAACATCACCAACACGACACCCGATTCCTGCTCACCAAGTTATGTATGAGCTTCGTATCTATTCTCTTGAAGAAGCAAC TTTTGGTATGGTCCTATCTTCAAGGGCAATCAGAGCTGCTCATTGCTTGACTTCCATTCAG TTCTCACCCACATCAGAACACATACTGCTAGCATACGGTCGGCGCCATAATTCACTTCTTAGGAGCATTGTCATTGATGGAGATAATGCTTTACCTATCTACACAATTTTGGAG GTCTATAGAGTTTCAGATATGGAGCTTGTGAGAGTTCTGCCCAGTGCAGAGGATGAGGTTAATGTTGCATGCTTTCATCCTTTGGTTGGAGGAGGTCTAGTTTATGGAACGAAG GAGGGCAAGCTTAGGATTCTTCAATATGATGGCCCACATTTCTCAAATTGCAGGAATCACAATTTTTTTCTTGAGGAAAATATTAATGAG ATCCAGGAGTATGCTTTAGAGTGCTGA
- the LOC103999224 gene encoding uncharacterized protein LOC103999224 isoform X2, with translation MSMHHISGHRNVSRLLAWREISPRAKHCRKRLWGEGLGCTGDCVGLRCDTDVRHALMSWVEAESLCYLSARYCPLVPPPRSTIAAAFSSDGKILASTHGDHTVKIVDCQTGKCIKVLSGHRRTPWVVRFHPLYSDILASGSLDHEVRLWDAQTSNCIGSRDFYRPIASIAFHAQGEILAVASGHKLYMWNYNKRGESSSPTIVLKTRRSLRAVHFHPQAAPFLLTAEVNDLDSPDSPLTLATSSGYLHYPPPAVLFANSNNNNVRAGGLGSMLQRVESFSLLTSQQSPEIGNQNDNKTTPMDITSASNAIKEDEVADPLQSGIETTFDPIMEGTETTEVQPMLGVQTRVSSIPERMDVSTNMPATSQSNVAVLNPIRQSRSGLDDAPAIPSSSFRGADIQMILRNTDSGHLHQLIPFSDPAWWELPFIQGWLIGQTHAGLHTTVPVNSAFQGNSMVIRGTGSGFLSSELLHAHNVEALVASSPMATSVGQSRVAGRSGPRQRSRSRLMASTSNGEGSLTNSQNDESAPHSRPNSIESGIPTSLAAAAAAELPCTVKLRIWPHDMQDPCASLDPEKCRLTIPNAVLCSEMGTHFSPCGRFLVACVACLLPHMEGDPGFQPQMQHDSAGAATSPTRHPIPAHQVMYELRIYSLEEATFGMVLSSRAIRAAHCLTSIQFSPTSEHILLAYGRRHNSLLRSIVIDGDNALPIYTILEVYRVSDMELVRVLPSAEDEVNVACFHPLVGGGLVYGTKEGKLRILQYDGPHFSNCRNHNFFLEENINEIQEYALEC, from the exons ATGAGCATGCATCACATTTCTGG TCATAGAAATGTTTCCCGGTTGTTAGCATGGAGGGAGATATCTCCTCGAGCAAAGCACTGTAGGAAGCGGCTGTGGGGAGAAGGTTTAGGGTGCACTGGTGATTGTGTTGGTCTAAGATGTGACACAGATGTCAGACATGCTTTGATGTCCTG GGTTGAAGCAGAGTCATTATGTTATTTGTCAGCAAGATATTGTCCTCTTGTGCCCCCTCCAAGGTCCACAATTGCAGCAGCATTTAGTTCAGATGGAAAAATACTTGCTTCCACCCA CGGTGACCACACTGTCAAGATTGTTGACTGCCAAACTGGAAAATGTATAAAGGTGCTGAGCGgacatcgtcgaacaccttgggtG GTTAGGTTCCATCCATTATATTCGGATATACTTGCGAGTGGCAGCTTGGACCATGAAGTTCGTCTGTGGGATGCCCAAACTTCAAACTGCATTGGGTCGCGTGATTTCT ATCGCCCAATTgcttctattgcttttcatgcCCAGGGAGAGATTCTTGCCGTGGCTTCAGGTCACAAG CTGTACATGTGGAACTACAACAAGAGAGGAGAGTCTTCTTCACCAACAATTGTGCTAAAGACCCGACGTTCGTTGAGGGCTGTACATTTTCATCCACAGGCAGCACCATTCTTGTTAACAGCTGAG GTTAATGATCTTGATTCTCCTGATTCACCCTTGACACTTGCAACATCATCTGGTTATTTGCACTACCCCCCTCCAGCTGTCCTTTTTGCGAACAGTAATAATAAT AATGTCAGGGCTGGTGGCTTGGGAAGTATGCTGCAAAGAGTAGAATCTTTCTCATTGCTAACCAGTCAACAGAGTCCAGAAATCGGGAACCAGAATGACAACAAAACAACTCCTATGGATATAACTTCTGCTTCAAATGCTATAAAAGAAGATGAAGTTGCTGATCCTTTGCAGTCTGGAATTGAAACAACATTTGACCCTATCATGGAAGGAACAGAAACCACTGAGGTGCAGCCTATGTTAGGGGTCCAAACAAGAGTCTCCAGTATTCCTGAGAGGATGGATGTTTCCACTAATATGCCGGCTACTTCTCAGTCTAATGTGGCTGTCCTCAACCCTATTAGGCAGTCCAGGTCAGGTTTAGATGATGCACCTGCTATACCCTCGAGCTCCTTTCGTGGGGCTGACATACAGATGATTTTAAGAAACACAGATAGTGGACACCTTCATCAGTTGATTCCTTTCAGCGATCCTGCATGGTGGGAGCTGCCTTTTATTCAAGGTTGGTTAATTGGACAAACTCATGCTGGCTTGCATACAACAGTGCCAGTCAACAGTGCCTTTCAAGGGAACTCGATGGTTATTCGGGGAACAGGATCTGGCTTCCTGTCATCTGAATTACTCCATGCTCATAATGTGGaagctttggttgcttcttcaccCATGGCAACCTCTGTTGGCCAGTCTAGAGTCGCTGGAAGATCTGGTCCTCGTCAACGATCACGCTCCCGTCTGATGGCTTCTACGAGTAATGGAGAAGGTTCATTAACTAACTCCCAGAATGATGAATCTGCACCTCACTCTCGTCCTAACAGTATCGAATCTGGGATTCCTACATCATtggctgcagctgcagctgctgaATTACCTTGCACTGTGAAGCTAAGAATATGGCCACATGATATGCAAGATCCATGTGCCAGCTTAGATCCAGAAAAATGCCGTTTAACCATACCAAATGCTGTCCTTTGCAG TGAAATGGGCACCCACTTTTCTCCTTGTGGACGATTTTTGGTAGCTTGTGTTGCATGTTTGCTGCCTCACATGGAAGGCGACCCAGGGTTCCAGCCGCAGATGCAACATGATTCTGCAGGTGCTGCAACATCACCAACACGACACCCGATTCCTGCTCACCAAGTTATGTATGAGCTTCGTATCTATTCTCTTGAAGAAGCAAC TTTTGGTATGGTCCTATCTTCAAGGGCAATCAGAGCTGCTCATTGCTTGACTTCCATTCAG TTCTCACCCACATCAGAACACATACTGCTAGCATACGGTCGGCGCCATAATTCACTTCTTAGGAGCATTGTCATTGATGGAGATAATGCTTTACCTATCTACACAATTTTGGAG GTCTATAGAGTTTCAGATATGGAGCTTGTGAGAGTTCTGCCCAGTGCAGAGGATGAGGTTAATGTTGCATGCTTTCATCCTTTGGTTGGAGGAGGTCTAGTTTATGGAACGAAG GAGGGCAAGCTTAGGATTCTTCAATATGATGGCCCACATTTCTCAAATTGCAGGAATCACAATTTTTTTCTTGAGGAAAATATTAATGAG ATCCAGGAGTATGCTTTAGAGTGCTGA
- the LOC103999224 gene encoding uncharacterized protein LOC103999224 isoform X3, which translates to MSWVEAESLCYLSARYCPLVPPPRSTIAAAFSSDGKILASTHGDHTVKIVDCQTGKCIKVLSGHRRTPWVVRFHPLYSDILASGSLDHEVRLWDAQTSNCIGSRDFYRPIASIAFHAQGEILAVASGHKLYMWNYNKRGESSSPTIVLKTRRSLRAVHFHPQAAPFLLTAEVNDLDSPDSPLTLATSSGYLHYPPPAVLFANSNNNNVRAGGLGSMLQRVESFSLLTSQQSPEIGNQNDNKTTPMDITSASNAIKEDEVADPLQSGIETTFDPIMEGTETTEVQPMLGVQTRVSSIPERMDVSTNMPATSQSNVAVLNPIRQSRSGLDDAPAIPSSSFRGADIQMILRNTDSGHLHQLIPFSDPAWWELPFIQGWLIGQTHAGLHTTVPVNSAFQGNSMVIRGTGSGFLSSELLHAHNVEALVASSPMATSVGQSRVAGRSGPRQRSRSRLMASTSNGEGSLTNSQNDESAPHSRPNSIESGIPTSLAAAAAAELPCTVKLRIWPHDMQDPCASLDPEKCRLTIPNAVLCSEMGTHFSPCGRFLVACVACLLPHMEGDPGFQPQMQHDSAGAATSPTRHPIPAHQVMYELRIYSLEEATFGMVLSSRAIRAAHCLTSIQFSPTSEHILLAYGRRHNSLLRSIVIDGDNALPIYTILEVYRVSDMELVRVLPSAEDEVNVACFHPLVGGGLVYGTKEGKLRILQYDGPHFSNCRNHNFFLEENINEIQEYALEC; encoded by the exons ATGTCCTG GGTTGAAGCAGAGTCATTATGTTATTTGTCAGCAAGATATTGTCCTCTTGTGCCCCCTCCAAGGTCCACAATTGCAGCAGCATTTAGTTCAGATGGAAAAATACTTGCTTCCACCCA CGGTGACCACACTGTCAAGATTGTTGACTGCCAAACTGGAAAATGTATAAAGGTGCTGAGCGgacatcgtcgaacaccttgggtG GTTAGGTTCCATCCATTATATTCGGATATACTTGCGAGTGGCAGCTTGGACCATGAAGTTCGTCTGTGGGATGCCCAAACTTCAAACTGCATTGGGTCGCGTGATTTCT ATCGCCCAATTgcttctattgcttttcatgcCCAGGGAGAGATTCTTGCCGTGGCTTCAGGTCACAAG CTGTACATGTGGAACTACAACAAGAGAGGAGAGTCTTCTTCACCAACAATTGTGCTAAAGACCCGACGTTCGTTGAGGGCTGTACATTTTCATCCACAGGCAGCACCATTCTTGTTAACAGCTGAG GTTAATGATCTTGATTCTCCTGATTCACCCTTGACACTTGCAACATCATCTGGTTATTTGCACTACCCCCCTCCAGCTGTCCTTTTTGCGAACAGTAATAATAAT AATGTCAGGGCTGGTGGCTTGGGAAGTATGCTGCAAAGAGTAGAATCTTTCTCATTGCTAACCAGTCAACAGAGTCCAGAAATCGGGAACCAGAATGACAACAAAACAACTCCTATGGATATAACTTCTGCTTCAAATGCTATAAAAGAAGATGAAGTTGCTGATCCTTTGCAGTCTGGAATTGAAACAACATTTGACCCTATCATGGAAGGAACAGAAACCACTGAGGTGCAGCCTATGTTAGGGGTCCAAACAAGAGTCTCCAGTATTCCTGAGAGGATGGATGTTTCCACTAATATGCCGGCTACTTCTCAGTCTAATGTGGCTGTCCTCAACCCTATTAGGCAGTCCAGGTCAGGTTTAGATGATGCACCTGCTATACCCTCGAGCTCCTTTCGTGGGGCTGACATACAGATGATTTTAAGAAACACAGATAGTGGACACCTTCATCAGTTGATTCCTTTCAGCGATCCTGCATGGTGGGAGCTGCCTTTTATTCAAGGTTGGTTAATTGGACAAACTCATGCTGGCTTGCATACAACAGTGCCAGTCAACAGTGCCTTTCAAGGGAACTCGATGGTTATTCGGGGAACAGGATCTGGCTTCCTGTCATCTGAATTACTCCATGCTCATAATGTGGaagctttggttgcttcttcaccCATGGCAACCTCTGTTGGCCAGTCTAGAGTCGCTGGAAGATCTGGTCCTCGTCAACGATCACGCTCCCGTCTGATGGCTTCTACGAGTAATGGAGAAGGTTCATTAACTAACTCCCAGAATGATGAATCTGCACCTCACTCTCGTCCTAACAGTATCGAATCTGGGATTCCTACATCATtggctgcagctgcagctgctgaATTACCTTGCACTGTGAAGCTAAGAATATGGCCACATGATATGCAAGATCCATGTGCCAGCTTAGATCCAGAAAAATGCCGTTTAACCATACCAAATGCTGTCCTTTGCAG TGAAATGGGCACCCACTTTTCTCCTTGTGGACGATTTTTGGTAGCTTGTGTTGCATGTTTGCTGCCTCACATGGAAGGCGACCCAGGGTTCCAGCCGCAGATGCAACATGATTCTGCAGGTGCTGCAACATCACCAACACGACACCCGATTCCTGCTCACCAAGTTATGTATGAGCTTCGTATCTATTCTCTTGAAGAAGCAAC TTTTGGTATGGTCCTATCTTCAAGGGCAATCAGAGCTGCTCATTGCTTGACTTCCATTCAG TTCTCACCCACATCAGAACACATACTGCTAGCATACGGTCGGCGCCATAATTCACTTCTTAGGAGCATTGTCATTGATGGAGATAATGCTTTACCTATCTACACAATTTTGGAG GTCTATAGAGTTTCAGATATGGAGCTTGTGAGAGTTCTGCCCAGTGCAGAGGATGAGGTTAATGTTGCATGCTTTCATCCTTTGGTTGGAGGAGGTCTAGTTTATGGAACGAAG GAGGGCAAGCTTAGGATTCTTCAATATGATGGCCCACATTTCTCAAATTGCAGGAATCACAATTTTTTTCTTGAGGAAAATATTAATGAG ATCCAGGAGTATGCTTTAGAGTGCTGA
- the LOC103999224 gene encoding uncharacterized protein LOC103999224 isoform X4, with product MYKGAERTSSNTLGGMCTYRVQVRFHPLYSDILASGSLDHEVRLWDAQTSNCIGSRDFYRPIASIAFHAQGEILAVASGHKLYMWNYNKRGESSSPTIVLKTRRSLRAVHFHPQAAPFLLTAEVNDLDSPDSPLTLATSSGYLHYPPPAVLFANSNNNNVRAGGLGSMLQRVESFSLLTSQQSPEIGNQNDNKTTPMDITSASNAIKEDEVADPLQSGIETTFDPIMEGTETTEVQPMLGVQTRVSSIPERMDVSTNMPATSQSNVAVLNPIRQSRSGLDDAPAIPSSSFRGADIQMILRNTDSGHLHQLIPFSDPAWWELPFIQGWLIGQTHAGLHTTVPVNSAFQGNSMVIRGTGSGFLSSELLHAHNVEALVASSPMATSVGQSRVAGRSGPRQRSRSRLMASTSNGEGSLTNSQNDESAPHSRPNSIESGIPTSLAAAAAAELPCTVKLRIWPHDMQDPCASLDPEKCRLTIPNAVLCSEMGTHFSPCGRFLVACVACLLPHMEGDPGFQPQMQHDSAGAATSPTRHPIPAHQVMYELRIYSLEEATFGMVLSSRAIRAAHCLTSIQFSPTSEHILLAYGRRHNSLLRSIVIDGDNALPIYTILEVYRVSDMELVRVLPSAEDEVNVACFHPLVGGGLVYGTKEGKLRILQYDGPHFSNCRNHNFFLEENINEIQEYALEC from the exons ATGTATAAAGGTGCTGAGCGgacatcgtcgaacaccttgggtGGTATGTGTACATATAGAGTTCAG GTTAGGTTCCATCCATTATATTCGGATATACTTGCGAGTGGCAGCTTGGACCATGAAGTTCGTCTGTGGGATGCCCAAACTTCAAACTGCATTGGGTCGCGTGATTTCT ATCGCCCAATTgcttctattgcttttcatgcCCAGGGAGAGATTCTTGCCGTGGCTTCAGGTCACAAG CTGTACATGTGGAACTACAACAAGAGAGGAGAGTCTTCTTCACCAACAATTGTGCTAAAGACCCGACGTTCGTTGAGGGCTGTACATTTTCATCCACAGGCAGCACCATTCTTGTTAACAGCTGAG GTTAATGATCTTGATTCTCCTGATTCACCCTTGACACTTGCAACATCATCTGGTTATTTGCACTACCCCCCTCCAGCTGTCCTTTTTGCGAACAGTAATAATAAT AATGTCAGGGCTGGTGGCTTGGGAAGTATGCTGCAAAGAGTAGAATCTTTCTCATTGCTAACCAGTCAACAGAGTCCAGAAATCGGGAACCAGAATGACAACAAAACAACTCCTATGGATATAACTTCTGCTTCAAATGCTATAAAAGAAGATGAAGTTGCTGATCCTTTGCAGTCTGGAATTGAAACAACATTTGACCCTATCATGGAAGGAACAGAAACCACTGAGGTGCAGCCTATGTTAGGGGTCCAAACAAGAGTCTCCAGTATTCCTGAGAGGATGGATGTTTCCACTAATATGCCGGCTACTTCTCAGTCTAATGTGGCTGTCCTCAACCCTATTAGGCAGTCCAGGTCAGGTTTAGATGATGCACCTGCTATACCCTCGAGCTCCTTTCGTGGGGCTGACATACAGATGATTTTAAGAAACACAGATAGTGGACACCTTCATCAGTTGATTCCTTTCAGCGATCCTGCATGGTGGGAGCTGCCTTTTATTCAAGGTTGGTTAATTGGACAAACTCATGCTGGCTTGCATACAACAGTGCCAGTCAACAGTGCCTTTCAAGGGAACTCGATGGTTATTCGGGGAACAGGATCTGGCTTCCTGTCATCTGAATTACTCCATGCTCATAATGTGGaagctttggttgcttcttcaccCATGGCAACCTCTGTTGGCCAGTCTAGAGTCGCTGGAAGATCTGGTCCTCGTCAACGATCACGCTCCCGTCTGATGGCTTCTACGAGTAATGGAGAAGGTTCATTAACTAACTCCCAGAATGATGAATCTGCACCTCACTCTCGTCCTAACAGTATCGAATCTGGGATTCCTACATCATtggctgcagctgcagctgctgaATTACCTTGCACTGTGAAGCTAAGAATATGGCCACATGATATGCAAGATCCATGTGCCAGCTTAGATCCAGAAAAATGCCGTTTAACCATACCAAATGCTGTCCTTTGCAG TGAAATGGGCACCCACTTTTCTCCTTGTGGACGATTTTTGGTAGCTTGTGTTGCATGTTTGCTGCCTCACATGGAAGGCGACCCAGGGTTCCAGCCGCAGATGCAACATGATTCTGCAGGTGCTGCAACATCACCAACACGACACCCGATTCCTGCTCACCAAGTTATGTATGAGCTTCGTATCTATTCTCTTGAAGAAGCAAC TTTTGGTATGGTCCTATCTTCAAGGGCAATCAGAGCTGCTCATTGCTTGACTTCCATTCAG TTCTCACCCACATCAGAACACATACTGCTAGCATACGGTCGGCGCCATAATTCACTTCTTAGGAGCATTGTCATTGATGGAGATAATGCTTTACCTATCTACACAATTTTGGAG GTCTATAGAGTTTCAGATATGGAGCTTGTGAGAGTTCTGCCCAGTGCAGAGGATGAGGTTAATGTTGCATGCTTTCATCCTTTGGTTGGAGGAGGTCTAGTTTATGGAACGAAG GAGGGCAAGCTTAGGATTCTTCAATATGATGGCCCACATTTCTCAAATTGCAGGAATCACAATTTTTTTCTTGAGGAAAATATTAATGAG ATCCAGGAGTATGCTTTAGAGTGCTGA